Proteins encoded in a region of the Zea mays cultivar B73 chromosome 2, Zm-B73-REFERENCE-NAM-5.0, whole genome shotgun sequence genome:
- the LOC111590829 gene encoding uncharacterized protein, whose translation MSANAIVVNIVLDGQNYPEWAFCVQTALRGHGLLFHLIEDSPVLAADRSNAAAIKSWQINDGKVMDAMVNNTKPTMIMSLSKFTMAKAIWSHLKDRFVQDSGALLHTLMQQTHVIEQHDMSIDEYYSAFDRLMSALTSMVPACTVVPCPAHKFIEQFFTYKFVMGVRPEFDSLRARPLHSSDTLTMAQALSELLAEETRLKSMSSITGVSSHSVLAAAQRSRNTSFQPCEHCKKTTHRSENCFAKFPEKLADFRVRRATRGRNTGPSPRGSVAIAATSSAGALSSSWVLDFGASFHVTSDQSRLASTTPVTEGTSVQTADGSQNRGCDWDWPSP comes from the exons ATGTCGGCCAACGCTATTGTTGTCAACATTGTGCTTGATGGGCAGAATTACCCAGAATGGGCTTTTTGTGTCCAGACTGCACTAAGAGGTCACGGGTTACTATTTCATTTGATTGAAGATTCTCCAGTTTTAGCAGCTGATAGAAGCAATGCTGCTGCAATCAAGAGTTGGCAGATCAACGATGGCAAGGTAATGGATGCAATGGTCAACAACACTAAACCCACTATGATTATGAGTTTGTCCAAATTTACCATGGCTAAGGCTATCTGGTCACATCTGAAGGATCGATTTGTTCAGGATAGTGGTGCTCTGTTACATACCCTTATGCAGCAGACTCATGTGATTGAGCAACATGATATGTCCATTGATGAATATTATTCCGCCTTTGATCGTCTTATGAGTGCATTGACCTCCATGGTGCCCGCTTGTACAGTTGTGCCTTGTCCAGCTCACAAGTTCATTGAGCAATTCTTTACCTACAAATTTGTTATGGGAGTTCGACCTGAATTTGATTCCCTTCGTGCAAGGCCGCTTCACAGTTCGGATACTCTCACCATGGCTCAGGCATTGTCCGAATTGCTTGCTGAAGAGACTCGTCTGAAGTCCATGTCCTCTATTACTGGTGTGAGTTCTCACAGTGTGTTGGCTGCTGCTCAGAGGTCTAGGAACACCTCCTTTCAGCCTTGTGAACACTGCAAAAAGACCACTCATCGGTCTGAGAACTGCTTTGCTAAATTTCCAGAGAAGCTGGCTGATTTTCGTGTCCGTCGTGCTACTCGTGGTCGTAATACAGGACCATCTCCTAGAGGCTCAGTTGCAATTGCTGCTACTTCATCTGCTGGTGCTTTGTCATCATCTTGGGTTCTTGATTTTGGAGCTTCCTTTCATGTGACATCTGATCAGTCACGGCTGGCGTCTACTACACCTGTCACCGAGGGCACTTCTGTTCAGACTGCTGATG GATCGCAAAACAGGGGATGTGATTGGGACTGGCCGTCGCCGTAA